TCTTTTTCCGAATCTGAAGATTCCCTCTCCAGTAAGAGCCTCTTACAAAGACCCCTAAAACGCAGAATTTGTTCTGCCTATATTAGCCattcaaattttgacaccaGGTATCCTGTCCtactcaaattgcatacccaccgAAATGAAGGAGCATTAAAAAGTCACAGCTCCTAGAGAAATTCAATATGATATTGAGACCAATCATGACTTACGGTTGTTAGCTGTGGGGAACAGCAGCAAAAACTAACATCCAGAAAATGTATAGGAGGCATGGACAAATTGATTTCTTTTTGTCTCGACTCCTATCGGGACACGGAGTCTTCGGAAACTTTTTGCACAGATTCAAGAAAAGATCAACCCCGCATTGCCCACACTACTTAACAGAAAATGACACACCAGACCATACATTTTACAACTGCATTCAAATACAAAAAGCAAAACGAGAAATGGAAATAACGAATTCCACCAATCAACAGAAGATGTAATTAAAATGCCAACACTATTTAATAATTTCTAAATGTTCCTATTGTTGCAAACTTCCATTTTATGAAAACATATTAAACATCTATTGTCAGCACCAACAAGTACAATTTCGCCGCAACTTTTGTAGGAAAAAAATGCTGCCAACTCTCAAAACCAAAATTAAAGGCAAAACATACGAAGTATATCCAAAGATTCCACATGTCCTTAGACAATCCACAAATTACAGCAATAACTCACTGTCTACACCAATGCATCAGTAGAATCTACCAAAAAACCTTACTGGTGGAACAGAGAGATCgggaagacaaagagaaaatgcgATAAAAGTAGCCGGAAAGTAATGAAACTACGAAAGAAGATTGAAGATACGAAACAAGTAGATATACAATAGGTAGAACTAAAGAGAGAATTTAAAAGGAGAATTGCGGTATCTAAGAATGAATCTTGCAACGATATAATTAAAGATCTTGATCGAGATATTTGGGGAAAAGCCTACCAAATATTCAGAactgaataaattaaaaagactGTCAGGACATGATACAAACACATTGACTAAACAAGAACTTGCGATTGACAAACTTTTTCCAGATTACGGATATGTTAAATGGAAACAAATACCGACCCCACGCAGAAAACATACCGCTGATAACGAGCGAAGAACTACAGCAGGcaataaaaaaacagaaaaactacAAAGCATCTGGTCGTGTGCAATCAAATTCTCGAGGTCCATTCCATCTTGACCCCCACCCGGTCTGGGTGCTTCTCCATCCCTCATAGCGAGTCCCATCTCTAGTGTGACTAATCTTGTGAAACTTGTAAAACTCTCTCATTCAAAATTTCCTAATACAAATTTTCGGCCTCTCAAACGTTCGTTCCTTCAATCAGCTCTCCCAAATTCAGCTCTCCTcccaattttcaacattttctttattaatatttattttttatgcaaaCCCAAGTATAAACTACAACAACCGCAACAAATaaactttctctctttttttcaatgtcaaCACGTTAGTCCTGCATTTTTACAATCCCTCGGAGAGTGCCTGTTTGTCACACGGTACTAAAAACATGCGAGAGTCTCCCGCAGGAAAATGGTGACAATCAGGAGACCGGACCAGAAACTAAGTGCAGTGTCTTTGCATTAGAAATACTTTTGCTCCCACACAGATAACTCACGGAATAGTTCCTTGTCTTCGTAACACTCAGACCAATCACAATAGTCGCTGGCATTGAAGCGTTATCCTTGGAACTTTTATACTTCAAAGCTTTCTCTCTCAGCGCATCGATGAGTTTACGACCTGTTGGTTGATGCGAAAGCGACTTCTCTGTAGTGGTCGTCACAGCTACAGACTTCTCAAGTAGCTGTTGATGATTATAGGCTAAAACCTGCTTTAATACTTCCAGTGCTGACGATCTATCGTATCGAACTCCAAGGATGATAACAACCCcgtctttttttcttgtcagtgtaaCATCCCTTGTAGATCCCTCCATCGTATAGTCCGTTTTCACTTCCCTGAAGGCCCCTTCAATAATCGTGGGGAAAATAAAAAGTGGTGCCTGGAGCTCTGCCTCATTCCTGGGGAAATTCCTTTCAAAAATCCGCGCCGTGCAGTTGAGGAAGGCCCTAAAATGAGCCTCATTTCCGGTCAAATTCAACAGTGCTTCAACGTAGTctttcaccacccgcccgctgATGTTGAACTTCTTCCGGAAGAACATCTCCTTGTACAAGAGCTTCTGCAGAGCCTCCTTCATCTCGAGGTTGGGGGAGGAAACCCCGAttatgaaattttcggacactcCTGTAGGGGTGAGGTAGCCGTTTTCTAGCAAGAACTGTACCATTAAGTCGTTGTCCGTCGGGCTGTATTTGTAGTAGGGAGCAAAAAGCCCCCGGAATTTAAGCGAGTTGAGACGCATATACTTCTTGTCCAGAGCAGCGGGGAGCCCTGTGCTCAAGGCTCCTTCCAAAAATGCCCCGAAAAGGTCGTAGTCAAATAGTTCGCGTAGTTGTTCCATAACGGGCGGGGTTCTCCAATAGCGTTTGAATTTTCCCTTCTTGAAAAAAGTCATCACGGAACGAGTATTGAAATGTCTCTTCATGCTCCCTGTAAATTACCAGAATATTAGATTTGTCAGTTAAGAACAAGACACAATTAATACAGTGGCGTGACTCAAACTTGTTTAGGGGTTGAAGAGAATCTCGGAAGCGAGGGGATCCAAAAGTTTAAGCTCCGACATTTTTAGTGCAACTTCATTGTTTGGTCGTCCGCGAAAACGTGTGCAGAAGAGTTTTAAATcgacatttttataaattttacaaCTTTGTATGAGGTCTTCTAACCCCAGTCTTCCGTACCCGGGCTCGGGCAGTCTTGAcatgtggactacattttgcaattaggaactatagattccggcccggtttaaaaacaacgtttgtgccattaatttccctatgcacataagtgtttttcagatgagccagaatttataggtccaaattgcaaaatgcagtccatatgtcGGTTGTAGTGCAAATCGGAGGAGAGAAAACCAAAAGGAGAATAAGttaaagatgaagaagaagaaggagagggagaaggaatataggaggaagaagaaaagggagtggacggtgaaaaagtaagaaaaaagaaagaagaatttcttttccattgtctttctcttcctctttttccgcatctttctctctttcctctttctctcttttctcttcttctctttctctttttcttctttctctttttatttttcttctttctttttccctttttttcctttcacgcatactttctctttttcttctttctttttctctttccctttctctttttcttcttcttctttctttttctttttctctctctctttttcttcttcttctttagactctttctctttttcttcctctttttctttctttctctctctctctctcttttttttatctttaccTCCGACACATTCGAGACTCCTAGACCAGAGTTCGCCAGAATAGGCAGGCCAACAAAGATTTCGAAAAAGCCACAAACCTTGAGCACGATACCCGCCGTACCAAAGCGCGATTCTCTCCAAGTGGTGGAGCTGCCCTCGACTCATGGCGATGTCCCGGAGCTCGGTTTCGGTGAGGCCGAAAAACGGGGCGAGATCAGGCTCGTCGAGAGCGGAGGCGGCCGTGAGGTTGGCGTAGACGACGGTGCTCCCTATCCGCGTGACGCCCGTCGACAGGGAGTGGCTCACGAACTCGTCACCCTCCAGCAGGGCCGTCAAGAAGCGGCCCACCACGTCCAGGATCCGCTTGTCCGTCGAGGTGCCCGGCATCCCAGGGTACGAGCAGCCCGGTTGGAGGGTCCGCGTTCCGGGTGCGTCGAACCCGTCGATAAGCACCACGCATTTTCGCTCGAAGTGCCAAGATAAGTACCTGGACATGAAGACACGAGCTGTAAAAAATTTCTGTCTTATCGGTAGATCCTATACGGTAAAAAGAATGGTATGGTTATTGGATATATCGATGATAAGACctctaaaccacgtatctcgtttgcggtgtttaaaaatatttaatcaagTTTGGGTTATTTTAggggagaacaaatcaacatcattccttgaagttttcttaCAGATCGTTTcggcacagagaaggaaaatcatggaagttgTTTAGAATTGAcggtgagtagttttccgttcatGGAATAAAGTTTGACAAGAACGAGGTATTTAACCGAAACTAGTCTGCAAGGATactatgtaaaaaaatgaagctcactttttcctctcaatGTGTAAAATTGATTGGTGTCATGAAGTGAACGGTGTCCAAAAGTGAACAATTCCGGAAGTGCAACcctcaaaagtaaaaaatgcaTATAGCCTTACAGAGCAGACGGGGAGTGTTGAAACTCACTCCAAAAGCGCAATTCACCTTAATATGGAATTTATGCGAGGAACTTTAGGCCGGCTGAGAGAATTGTTCTTTAAACATTTCGCATTTAAGCGTCGCGTAGAAAGTATTTTtccaaatggaggaaaaatcccACCCAAAGGCGGGTCGCCTAGATAAAAGGCAACTCTACAAATCTTTCTCAAATacctttttttacaatttcggGGACTAGTAACGTTGTAATATATTGAAACAAGCAAAGCATCATTCGGAAAATTGACGATTTACCATAAAAGTTAGTAATTGTTACTTCGTCGGCGCGATAGGCAACGCCAGGTGTTACGTGGTACATAAATAAGCAAAGCATCCTCAATTAGTATCACATGCAACGCGAACACTAAGCAAAtatcattataacgcctggatgcaactaatcgagctctacggatgtccgttTTGCGTACGCACGGATCTGAAGGCGTTTCGGCTCTCCACAGGCAATCGCCGCTTCACCCTCTGCGTATAGCGCAAcgcaacggcgcggcgcggcgcggtgggtTGTACAGTGAGGATCCGTATTGACCGAGTGTCTCCAATTCTCTACGTTTGCACTACGAAGATATGTCGTAGGCATCGAATAGCTTTAATCCACGAGTATAATGCCTAGAACAGCTCTATAATAAAACTGAAacttaaccctctatggcatagcgttacgaattcgtaactaCGTATTTTCGGGGtttataaaaattgaatctttccccTACGCCATATCTTGCAAAATtgcattagttttttttttttttttttttttttttttttgaaaaattgatacccttaactttaaaattttgaaaaaaaaaaaaaaaaaaaaaaaaaaaaaattggtactcactttttttatgcaagctacaaagTAGGCAAGTGTCACCTAGAATCTAAGATCCAAAGTTCAGTTACGTCATATGAGGGTTAAAATATGCTCATATATgtgtgcaactattcgtgcgtaGTGGATGTTTTTGCGATTAAAACAAAAGAATTTGGGGCGCACTGTCATTTTAGACCCTCGCTCTATACGAACCGCCGTCCAGCTGATTCCGATGATTGATGCATTTTAttgacgtttttttttttggggggggggggggaacgaCAAAATATAGATGCTAAACAAAAACTTGAGATCACGGCTGGAGggttttccgaaaaatgttgagaaaattttgaaattttgaatccaAAATGGGCATCATAAAAGGAATGAAACTTAGTGAGGCTGACCTGGTCATCCTGCGACCCATGAGTATGAAATGCTCAGGATTAAAATTAGACTGGAAGAGTAACTTAAAGCAGCTGTAGTACTCCTGAGGAGCCCTCGAGGCCAAGATTCGACTTCTAAGCAGATACTTGTATTTGAGGAGCATACGGACGATCATATCCCGGAAGGTCCGACCGAACACCAAGTAGCTCGAATGGCAGACTAGATGTTTCAGGTTCAAATAAAGGACGGGGTGTTGCGCAAAATGACGATCGTAGAATTCTTCCTCCCGCCGAATCTTGACTCTCTCGAAGAAGGATACATTTTGAGTGGTGTTAGGTTGAATTATGGTCCCATTCCGGTCTGCCTAAAACaaatctatttcaaatttttgaaaaacagcgCTCAGTTAGAGGGGTTCAACTACAATCAACTTAATTTCATTCCGCGTAGCCAAGAGCActccaatgtcgctaaccttgcaaacataaacgatcatctaaactagtttcacctctactcccaataaactatgaattcaagacgaaaattaccgtcgcaaagtttactttttgcaaagaatgtacctaagttgcacaatcctagcaacattgaaatgctcttagttcctttttgcaaaatgcgatccaattggttgttgctgcaaaaaaatagtttcccacaacctgctatacaatgctccagtgaccatgtaagttggcccgagcactaacttttcgggaagaaagcctttcccctacctggtttctcacttaatatccgcccgagtttcgcatatcttccgtttctcctcatcgcagcttccatcaaaccgcaattgcccggaaactaggaccgcacatcttatctgataaaatcgttcgccctttagaccgattctgggggttaggctagactagtcgatgagtcaactgttgatctaatttcattacgtgaacgtagaagaaaaacggggtaaaaaatcactaatgtgtgatcaattttcaaggacaattctgtaatttctcctacgattttaaatagattaaaacgcgtaatatccaaaatctaagctcagattcggattcctcgtgaaaaactgatgcgatttcatgcatcaaattttagaatagcgtgaaggaaagaggtttaatgacgtaaaaaaacactaatgtgtgatcaattttcaaggacaattctgtaatttctcctacgattttaaatagattaaaacgcgtaatatcgaaaatctaagctcagattcggattcctcgtgaaaaattgatgagattttatgcatcatatgttagaatagcgtgaaggaaagaggtttaatgacgtaaaaaaacactaatgtgtgatcaattttcaaggacaattctgtaaattctcttacgattttaaatagattaaaacgcgtaatatccaaaatctaagctcagattcggattcctcgtgaaaaattgatgagatttcatgtatcatatgttaaaatagcgtgaaggaaaaaggtttaacgacgcgtatagattctgtcgtacttccctttgaactacgccgccgccgcgccgcgccggtcgcccgagatgcaaccgaacggggaggcgccagcgctaagcgttcggtttcgtcccgaggaatttctcacgataaattcttcttcttcctcctccgctgacccactgagcactacccatgttgccacgttggattcatatgctcgaattagtatgtctacgttacgtctctttccttcacgctatgctcgggtatgatacatgaaattgtatcaatttttaacgaggaatccgaatctgaacttcgattttgggtatcacgcgttttaagtcaaattttccaaattcgaaaatctgaaatgactgacgtggcttaaaatgccatctcggctcctgttcgatggattttcctgaaattcggtgtcagggtatgatacatgaaatcgcatcgattttttacgaggaatccgaatctgaacttcgattttgggtatcacgcgttttaagtaaaatttttcaacttcaaaaatccgaaatgactgaagtggcttaaaatgccatctcggctcctgtttgatggattctcctgaaattcggtgtcagggtatgatacatgaaatcgcatcgattttttacgaggaatccgaatctgagcttcgattttggggatcacgcgttttaaatcaaaatctgtcaaaattcaaaaaattcaaaattcgaaaatccgaaatggcttaaaatgctatctcggcccctgttcgatggatttttctgaaattcggtgtcaggaggtatttttcgacaggaaactcgaatttttagtccattttttaaaattctcaaattcaagatggcggacgtgggctaaaatgctatctcggtttctgtttgttcgagtcttgtgaaacgcggtatcacacggtatttttcaacggaaaactcgaatttttagtcaactttttaaaattctcaactccaaaatgttggatgtggcctaaaatgagccccagttctggcctccgtttctgttcgttagagctttgtgaaccgcgggatcaggggtacttttcgacgggaaactcgaatttttagtcgatttttgaaaattctcaaatccaagatggcggacgtggcctaaaatgctatgtcggctcctgttcgatggatttttttgaaactcggtgtctgagggtatttttcgaccggaaactcgaatttttactatgtttaaaaattctcaaatccaagatggcggacgtggcctaaaatgctatgtcggctcctgttcgatggatttatggcgaccccttactacatgcctactcttgtatttctgtacagccgcaaatttagggtcaagggtTGCCTGACCGTCcatggaccaggtggagtttttgtcctgaaaatttacctttgaatggcaattctctttatattttgtctatggtttttatgcccccccctttctcgcggactttcttttcacttttcttgcctccttttgccttccatttccccccttcttccttgctttcactgcccaaccttgtttccttttgcttttttccccttgtcctttcttccctttttttctttttccttttctccccctttttttccctctcttcttctttcgtggcgccccccaaaggctggcgcccgtgtgcgccgcacgccctgcacacgccctaagtccgggcctgCGCGTAGCTCAATATTTTCTcaggatttattttttcaacagggAACGAAACATCATAAAGCCTTGGCATTTTCCTCGCGTTTTCCTCAGAATTAAACGGGTAAACTCACATTGTTTTAGTATACAGGAACAACATGTTTAGTTTTCTGTTGGAAATACAACGCATATAATAAGTGATGAAGTAACGTAATGCAGTTAGGGGAGTCCCAGTTTGATACGTTCAATCATTCTGCAATCGTCAATCATGTTCAGATGAGATCGGATTTGTCATTGCTTGATGAATTTTAGAGCTACATTAAATCACAGCTGCCTTAAAATTACGTactaagaattaaaaaaaaaggcataAATGAATGagaccattggcggatccagcaagttggcaacgttgtcttttctccatttaa
This window of the Bemisia tabaci chromosome 3, PGI_BMITA_v3 genome carries:
- the LOC109030549 gene encoding uncharacterized protein, with the protein product MKSSTMGRFTCFCVLAAVFDTSKQQLIRVMESNFSEIVYSPYFTDKTMFIKYFMREPKHLMVLAPQGFGKSTILSMLQLFLELQADRNGTIIQPNTTQNVSFFERVKIRREEEFYDRHFAQHPVLYLNLKHLVCHSSYLVFGRTFRDMIVRMLLKYKYLLRSRILASRAPQEYYSCFKLLFQSNFNPEHFILMGRRMTRYLSWHFERKCVVLIDGFDAPGTRTLQPGCSYPGMPGTSTDKRILDVVGRFLTALLEGDEFVSHSLSTGVTRIGSTVVYANLTAASALDEPDLAPFFGLTETELRDIAMSRGQLHHLERIALWYGGYRAQGSMKRHFNTRSVMTFFKKGKFKRYWRTPPVMEQLRELFDYDLFGAFLEGALSTGLPAALDKKYMRLNSLKFRGLFAPYYKYSPTDNDLMVQFLLENGYLTPTGVSENFIIGVSSPNLEMKEALQKLLYKEMFFRKKFNISGRVVKDYVEALLNLTGNEAHFRAFLNCTARIFERNFPRNEAELQAPLFIFPTIIEGAFREVKTDYTMEGSTRDVTLTRKKDGVVIILGVRYDRSSALEVLKQVLAYNHQQLLEKSVAVTTTTEKSLSHQPTGRKLIDALREKALKYKSSKDNASMPATIVIGLSVTKTRNYSVSYLCGSKSISNAKTLHLVSGPVS